One window of Medicago truncatula cultivar Jemalong A17 chromosome 2, MtrunA17r5.0-ANR, whole genome shotgun sequence genomic DNA carries:
- the LOC120578360 gene encoding uncharacterized protein, which translates to MRLCIDYRQLNKVRIKNRYPIPRIDDLMDQLVGARVFSKIDLRSGKANVVADALSRKTLHMSAMMVKEFDLLEQFRDLSLVCELTPQSVQFGMLKINSDFLNSIREAQQVDVKFVDLIVAGNEIEDSDFKVDDQGKSQE; encoded by the exons ATGAGATTATGCATTGATTACCGTCAGCTGAATAAAGTGAggataaagaataggtatccaatTCCGAGGATCGATGAtttaatggatcagttagtgggtgctcGTGTATTCAGcaaaattgatttgaggtcag GTAAAGCCAATGTGGTAGCAGATGCGTTGAGCAGGAAGacgttgcatatgtctgctatgatggttaAAGAATTCGATTTGCTAgagcagtttagagacttgagtcttgtctgtgagtTGACACCTCAGAGTGTTCAGTTTGGGATGTTGAAAATTAATAGTGATTTCCtgaatagtatccgagaagcacagCAAGTAGATGttaagtttgttgatttgattgtTGCTGGTAATGAAATTGAGGATAGTGActttaaggttgatgatcagg gaaagtcacaagagtag